TGACAATATTAGAACTATGACAAACTAGTAGTGTGGGCAGTGTGAGGGTTGCCAGTGTTGGGGTCCAACATTTGCTCAGCGTTGCCATGATCAGCTGTAATACAGAGGACGTATCCAGCTTCTTCACAAGCATCGTAAACAGTCTTGACAGCCTTATCGGTAGCAGTTATGGCTGTGACAGCAGCATCATACACGCCAGTATGACCGACCTTTTGAATTGGTCAGATTTATATATTGCCCTTGTTGATCGAATGAAAACCCACCATGTCAGGAGGAGCGAAATTACACATGACAAACTCATACTTTCCGCTCTTGACAGTCTCTGCGACCTTGTCTGCAACGCCTTGCACCGACATTTCGGGCTGTTTGTCATATGTAGCAACTTTGGGAGATGCGATCATCTCCCGCTGTTCATTCTCGAATTGTTTCTCAATACCAccattgaagaagaatgtgACATGAGCGTATTTCTCGGTCTCAGCAACATGACATTGCTTGACACCTTGTTTGGCAAGCCACTCGGCGAGGACATTGGTCATACGTTGAGGAGGGAAAGCAATAGGGAAAGGAAACTCGGCGTTGTATTTAGACATGGTGGTGATGTGCTGTATTCCAATTAATTTCTGTTAATCGTCAAGAGGGAATCGAGACCAACTAAATCTTCAGGAACATCAACCTCCATGGGTTTGTCAGGCAAACCGAGAACAGATGTGATCTCTCGCATTCTGTCGGATCGGTAGTTGAACATGAAAAGCGTGTCACCCACTATTTCCGTCCTCAGCTCACCTGGCATATTATCGTAAACAAGACTTACTCTTGATACGAGAATCTTCGGAGCCACAGATGATGGGTTTGATGAACTCATCAGTGACATCTTTGGCGTAGCCATCCTCGATAGTTTTGACCAAATCCTCCTGACTACTTTTCTCACCTTCTCCTTTGACAAGACCATCAATGGCAATCTTAATTCGATCCCACCGCTTGTCGCGGTCCATGGCGTAATACCTGCCAATGACAGTAGATATCTCTCCAACTCCAACTTCCCTAATGTAGTTGAGCAATTGCTTAATGTATTTGGACGCAGATCGAGGAGCGGTGTCTCGTCCGTCACCAAAGAAATGAATATACACATGAGGGATCTCATGCGCCTTGGCAACTCGCAAGAGGGCAAACAAGTGCTGTATATGTGAGTGGACGCCGCCATCAGAGACGAGACCAagtagatgaagacgacCAGAAGTGGACTTTGCTTGCTTCATAGCATCAATGATGGCTGTTTCATTCTTGAATTCATCCTTTTTGATAGCTGCAATAGAGACGTCAGTCCAAATTTGACCAAATAATCCTTCCTCTAACACAGTTATTCATTCAAGATTTCTCAATGACTGAAACgcctcttcatcttgactgGTCTACCCTCGAGAAGCATTAGCCTTTCCTGAGGTATCGTGGAGTACACGAAACTATTTAGTAGAACGAGTATTAAAGGTGACACCCTGTCACCAGACACCTTGCGTACCCAAAATGACTTGATATCAACATACCTTGGtcaatcttgacaatgtCCTGCCATACAATCCTACCGGCACCAATGTTCAAGTGGCCGACTTCACTGTTGCCCATCAACCCTTCTTTCAACCCAACAGCCAAACCGTGTGCCTCCAGCTCTACAAAGTTGTGCTTGTCCCTAATAGCATCCATATTGGTTGTGTCACCATGGTAAATGGCGTTACCTTTTTCATTGTCTGAAAGCCCCCAACCATCATGAACACTGATGATTCGCATAAGCTGGAGGACTGTATTATGTTGAGTGCCTATGCCGTGAACAAAACTCACATCAAACAGACCTTCTCTATGAGCTGGTATTAGCATGATAAGGAACCTTTAATGACACTCTTACTCTTGACCTCTACggtcttttgtttcttgttAACCTCAGTAGGGTCAGGAGATGTGGGCGGACGAGCAGCCATTATCTAACAATTTCTATAAAGACGTGTAGATAGAAACAAAatatgaaaagtaaaaaagGGAATAATTGAGAAATGATGATGTTAAAACACGACGTCACTCCATTTTCCCCCTATCACTCGGGCTTTGAACAAGTCAATTATTTATAACGCCGAGAACAGTGAAGGGAGCAGTTTTGGCCATTTAATACATATATGCATATATACTCTTTACCCGACTACACGATGCAGCTTTTGAATGTCTACGTAGAGCATTAGTATGCCAAAAATGTTAGAGATTAGACAACATACCACTGAGCAAAACATCCCCCTGCTTGAGCACCTGTTCATATGCCGCCGTCTTGTTTTGAGATATAAGCTTATTGGTGGTTATCACCCCGCTAACCCTGTCAATTGTACAGCTCAATCTCCCACTTGCAATGAACCTAGAAAGATCTTGATCCATGTACTCTTCACTGACACCAAATGATCTACAAAACCTTTCCATAGTCAAACTTCGGTAAGACTCGAGCAGTTGGGCATAGGCCTTGATTCGCATCTCACGTACGTAATATCGAGCATGTGGTGCAAGATAAGGTATGGGGATCAAGTATTCTTGTTCAACATCAGCGAGGGCTTGGAAGAATGAAGCGTAGTTGCATTTGTAGAGTGAATTGACCATTGTGGAAAGGCTGGGAATTTTAGTGATACAGCCATTGATCTCTGGGCTAGCGATGATCTGTTTTGGTGTTAGTGATCCTTGCACATCTAAGCTAAGTTCAGAAATGATGCCCACTTTGGTTTTGATGCCCTTTCTATCGCAGCCAACGCCAGCAGCCAACACCGTCAAAGCCACAAAGTCTTCGTATTCCATTAATTCTGTCGCGGTGTATGTTGATAACGAGTCTATCAACAGTTCGGCAGCCTCCTTGAATTCACGAATTGTTAAATGGCGGATAGCTCTGTAAACTTTCAGACGATTTCGACGATCCCAGTCACCACCAGAGTCAATAAACCTATGTCATTATAAATAATGCTACCTTCCATCTGACTCCAAACATACTCAGCAGCACGAGTAATGTTATTAGTGACCAGACTAATatcagaaaagaataaTCCTATGCGAACAATGGCCAAAACCAAATCGATCCTGGCCCCTAAACCCGCTGTCTTTTCCAAGGCCGTTTCCAATGCTGGTAAAGCTCTTTCCTACAAATGCATCAACGCCAACGTAATTGGAAGCTTGTGCAATAACACACCTTATCTCCAATTCTTGCGAGATACATGGCTTTGTTTCTCAGCAACTCCGAAATTTCACTATTTCCCTCAttctcttctgcctctttcaactttttctcaaACTCTTCCAACTGTTCCATGTTTTTTGCTTCAAGCTTCTCAATAAGGTCTTTTCTGTCAGATTTTATGCCTTTCAGGTAAGGCGCCATCTCTGTTGTTATATTTAGCTACTGCATCTACCCTTGTAATAAAAGCATAGATATATACCATCCTTCTCGACAGCCTCCCAAAAGGACTTCGCTGCAACCTCCCGCCGAGACTCGACGTTGTCCATTTGGAAATTCCAAGTAACCACATCTAGATTTGGGTAAGGGAGCGGAACACTGTCGTCAGCCATTTctgtttctctttgattcGTTGTTGATTCAATTTAGAAATAAAAATCACAACTGGATAATAGATGGACACGATGATGTGTCGCCAGTtttattacgtaatctACAATGTTTTGAACTGCTATTGGTTTTTCCAAGATTACAAGACATTAGTACTATTAAACTGAATTCTTTTATGTTTTTGCCCTTCAGCAATGGTCCTAACTCCAAGGATATATGCGACAAATAAACATGCCTGAATTTATTCAAAACAACTCAATTGGTTACCCATCAACGTACTCTACAAGAGATTTTACATTGGTATAACCCATTGATAATCGCAAGTGGAAAACTGTCGAGTTTCGATTTAGGCGACAATTTGACGGTCATCTAACTCACTTGAGGCTTATACTGAACTCAACAGGCGACGGTAAGCGATAATCTCTGACATTCAGAGTACAGGACGATTATGAGAATCAATGCCTACATCTCACTAATGCTGTAGATGGCCTTACTAAAGGATTGTCGTAAATCATTTCACAATGCAAGTGCCGATATTGCTATCTTGAAAGCCAAATCGTTAATCCAGgtcatcttctccaataAGTTCAGCTAAATGAAAGAGTCGGACAATTGTAATTCGAGGTGATGATATACTACAGGCCTGTTTATACAAAGTGGGCGACTAATGTTCCATTTGACCTGCTCAGAACGAATTAGTACGAAGGTTGAGACCATCTGACCATCTGGTCATACTGCCAGACTGCAAGAGCAGCGGCGggaagaaatcaagaggTTAGCGAATTTGGAACAGCGTTGCGGCTAGTTATCGAACACCTTAGAGATTTGGTATTCATCCTGTAAAAGTcaatgtcaagaaaaaTACTTTATATCGCCGCAGATCAGCGATATGGACCGAGCATGCTTTAACACTGGTAAGcaataaaaataaaaacatTAACGAGGCTTATTTATCCGTTGAAAACTTTTCAGAATATCGTATTGGAGACGAAAAAACCTGTATGTTCTATAACATGTTTGAATTAAACGATGCACTGATGCATTCTTGCATCATTATGCACGCTCATATTAACCTTATCTTTGCGAAGATGTTGATTTGTTTCACAATGGTACTGATACAACAAGGCTAGACTTAACTTCACTGTCACACTCATGGATGTTTGCTTCGACAACCCGATACATTGCTGgcaagacaaagaaaatGGATATCGCGCCTAACGATAGCTTATCTATGCCCATTTGCCCAACAAAAG
The sequence above is a segment of the Cryptococcus depauperatus CBS 7841 chromosome 5, complete sequence genome. Coding sequences within it:
- a CDS encoding 2,3-bisphosphoglycerate-independent phosphoglycerate mutase gives rise to the protein MAARPPTSPDPTEVNKKQKTVEVKKKVCLIVHDGWGLSDNEKGNAIYHGDTTNMDAIRDKHNFVELEAHGLAVGLKEGLMGNSEVGHLNIGAGRIVWQDIVKIDQAIKKDEFKNETAIIDAMKQAKSTSGRLHLLGLVSDGGVHSHIQHLFALLRVAKAHEIPHVYIHFFGDGRDTAPRSASKYIKQLLNYIREVGVGEISTVIGRYYAMDRDKRWDRIKIAIDGLVKGEGEKSSQEDLVKTIEDGYAKDVTDEFIKPIICGSEDSRIKMGDTLFMFNYRSDRMREITSVLGLPDKPMEVDVPEDLHITTMSKYNAEFPFPIAFPPQRMTNVLAEWLAKQGVKQCHVAETEKYAHVTFFFNGGIEKQFENEQREMIASPKVATYDKQPEMSVQGVADKVAETVKSGKYEFVMCNFAPPDMVGHTGVYDAAVTAITATDKAVKTVYDACEEAGYVLCITADHGNAEQMLDPNTGNPHTAHTTNPVPFIVTGDKGSLEVFPEPGALADVAPTILDILGLSKPEEMTGRSLLSRNTN